DNA sequence from the Carassius carassius chromosome 6, fCarCar2.1, whole genome shotgun sequence genome:
AGCCACagttttacataattattttacattgaaaTCTGTTAAATGTTATCTTTCATAGACcccaataaaacaaagattataagTCAGCAGACACAATTAAATAATGCTGTCAATttaaaatgaagagacattttattattatttttttaaagataatacacatcattttgcatttttataaagtCAAGAAACTGACTGTTGTGGTGTGAATAATTAAACAGTCACTTCAAATCTTCAAACATATGTAATCAGAGAACAGATTATCAAAAAACCCTCAGAATGAGTCCATTTACTCACTCTTTCTAACATGCTGTCTTAAGTAATACAACAGTTTGTTCTGTGTAGTATTTCTGCATTTGAGTATTATATGATCATTTCTACAAACATATTACATGATTTATTCATTAAACTTCACTTggctttaatttcagttttacaaaACAGTTCACATTAGAGTTTAAACACAAGACTTCATTTAagccatttaaaatgttataaggcAACACACATATTAGAAATAGATTAACAATGAAAAGGTCCTTATGATAAATACTTCACATAGGTAAGGTTTTGAGCTGCACTTTATATCTTCAAATTCATTTTTTGGCATTGTCCTGTGACATCCTATGGCACACAACTGATCTAAATTTAAAGAGTCCAAATCCAAACTTTCAGTGAAGATTCAAGATGAACATTCCTATAAAAATCACATACATTAACAacacaagaaaagaaagaaaaaaagaagtataATCCCATAACAGACTAAGCAAAGACTATAATAGAAAATTATTTGTAAACCAAATAAAACAGATATGTGTTTAGGAGAGATTTAAAGGTGGATAGAGAAGAGGCAAGTCTACTGGTGCCTAGACCTCAATGATTgccactattatatatatatatatcaaatgtcaaattgtttatttatatctTTGGGTTTTTtgtctttcaaataaatacactGCTGCAAAAGCTGCTACTGCTAGCAGAGCTGCACCTAGTATTACTCCTATGAATGCAGCTTGCCCTGCAGATGGTGCAGCTGATCCCAGAGTAGATGCCACTGCTGCTCCTGCTGCTCCTGCTGCTGCTACTAATCCTCCTAAAGCTGCTCCAGCTCCTCCTCCTAAAGCCGCTCCAATAACACATTTACTATGTAGTAGTGCTTCCTGAGTCTCCTTATAGTCGTGCTCAGTGTACCTCCTGTATCTGTTCTGAACCctcagtttatttatttctttcagAAGCTCAGTGACTTGGAATTTGTcttcttttttgttgttaaaaacaTGAAATCCTCCTGAACACAGATCAACAACTGACCGCaatgttttacttttattcacatatttctCTACTGGCACATGCAACTGGTCTCCGTTAGTAAAGAGCGCTATTGTGTGATTTAGGACCTTCGTTCCAAAATTATCCAAGACCCATTTCAAAACTTTACTGTCATTCTTTGTGAACGTCTCACCCAATCTGATTACCAGCAGAAACACATCAATACCATGACGTGTAAATATCTTCTCTATTTCAGTTTGAGCAGCTGTGATATTCACTGATGTATCAGAGAGTCCTACAGTGTCGATCACATTTATTGTTTGCCCATCCACTTCGGTTTGTGCTGACTGACAGACTTTGGTCACAGCCTCAGGAGAAAAATCATCCTCAAACGGGTTTCTGGCTCTGCTCAGGATGGTGTTTCCTGACGCACTCTTTCCTGCTCCAGTCGAGCCCAACAGCATAATGTTCACATCTGACACTGTAAATAAGATGAACAGACAAACACATTACATTCTCTTGACCCAGTGTATTGTTCACTGACTACTATTAGCATGCTATTCATTGATTTATATGCCCCAAAACTGTAAACACTGAGTCACCTGTACACTGCATAATAGGGCATAAATATGGCCatggggttcacttcatttcctttgaGTTCTACTTAAGCAGAATACTATGGGGTTTCATTTTCAGCTGGGTCTGCACCATAACATTTCTGtccatctgcatctttcttgtgattttagtgaAAGTTTGCTCTCCTGCTCATTATTTACTGCAGTAGTTTCCAgggagtattttttattttctttttttttactcagtaattcatgcgttttaaaatgtagcgcAGTACAACGCTTCAAACTAAATAaacttaagtaaaaataaaattacagattttaaaaattacttggaaataagtagaagtacacaaaaaagctactcaattacagtaacataTCTACAACAGGTGTGTATTTTGACGTGATGCACCAGGGCTGTTTACAGTTGGACAAATCAAAGTAGAACTTTATAAACTGGTACATTATACTCCAGATGGATATGTTTCTGTTATGTTGGTTTTGTAGCGTTACTTttgtggtgaagagtagagccAGTGGTTAGGTTGAGGATGGAAAGCAAAAACTTAAAGGTAAGGTATACTGACTGATGGTTGAATTTTTATATGCAAGTGTCATGAGTCTTTTTGATAACTACACTGGTACAACTCAGTGTGCTGTTGCTAACTAGCACTGAACTGTAATTTTTTTCTGCCCCTCCCCCTGGTCATTGCCCTGATACACTGATGTATTTTTGAAAAGCGCAAGTTCAGATTTTCCAGCTCTTAACACAGTCCCTAGTGAATGAGGTTATTGAGTAATTCGAGTTGCGTGGTGTTATGCCACATCATTTGAGAAAAGTGGAAGTAGCACAGTGGAATATAGGCCTTAATTCTGTGTTAATTTCTGtcacaagttatatgcacaagatAATATAAAGGACAAACACTTCTAAATACCTTCAAATGAAACacctgaaatatgtctccaggtgACGTGATAGAAGGCTATAGGCACGATaattaagataaataataataaaataaataaaccaggataaaatacatttaagtgtAGGCTAAGGCTTCTTGCTGTCATGGCCCGTCCTTTCAATTTTATTCctttcaaaaaacaaacattcttcGTTTTGGCATTTAATTTCAATTAGGGAATATAACTTTTGACTGACCTGGCTGATTACTTGCAAATGCTCTGTTTGATTTCTCCTCCATGCTTTTTCCTCggtacagtctctctctctctctgtgtgtgtttctcttcTTAGGAAACGAAAGTGAGTGGACTCTGACGCTGTGGGCAGTGCAACAAAAGCTGACATCACTGGAGCAACTGTAAACACTTCTTAAGCCCGTCTCTAATCCACTGGCACTTGACTTTTACAATCTCTAGATGATAAAtcactgcattctgtcagcaatgttATACGGCAGTAACGTATAGAGACCTCTGCTTTAacgatatatatttttaaaaattataacacGTTGGATTTCTTtgttagatttatttaaaaaaataaatgaatgcgtTTAGtagaggcttttatccaaagcgacttacattgcattcaggctaacaatttttttcctaacatgtgttccctgggattcgaaccccaaaCCTTGCGCTTGCTGAAGCAAGGCTCTGTACCACTTGAGCAACAGGAACAAAATGTCTGAATGGAAGAAATAAATCTATGATGTTCTGATGCCAACTGATGATTAAATACATATTACGATGTGTTAAGTGCATATGCACCTGCTTGCACTACCTGAAACGACAGCCTCTTTTATTCTTTTACATGATTCATGTCTTTATTTCCTTATTAACTGACATTAAGTTAACATACATTAAGTTAAATCTCTTTAGTAAAAGTTTATATGCCTGAGCCATAATCTGAGTCACACAAAGCTGCTGAATGTCAGATGTTTCTGTCCTCCGCCCTTTAGCACACACTAAACCTGCTGAACTGAAcagcttcactcattactaaccagatCTTATATATCTCTTGTATaagttgaaagtgagacattttgaaatatcatgccaaatattggctcattttggatttcatgagagctacacattccaaaaaagttggcacaggtagcaataagaggctggaataGTGAAATGTACAGATCAGAGTTTAGccccaaccctaattaaacacacctgaagcggCTGATCAAGGTCCAGAATCACTGGAACAGTGGTTCCCCTTGTCCAAATACTCTCACACTTGCACTCTTTGCAGTTGACCACTTGACTGCTTGTTtgatgtatttcctgtatttggtccAAGTGCTCAAGTGAGCATAAAGTCCACATTTGGGTGTAGAACTTctcattacctgatgggacacacttatagtatatagtatactatatatatatggcaCTTTTACAGTATATTGTTTAAATGATGTACCTTTTACTGTTAAATCCTTACCTTCCATTGTCTTATACCTATTGTATCGCACATGATTCAGTCTGTATATAATGCTCTTATCTGGCTGTAATATACATCAGTTTCCCTCACAAGGTCAATAAAGAAGAATCCTaacaattaaaatatcaaaacacaatGATATTGCTAATACTGGTATTTAAGTGtatatttttttctcacctcAATACTGGAAAGCAATTGAACTCGGTCTGACCATTCCATCATACAGATTTTCATccacaacaaacaaataaacaaacaataaataactttttatatatttctggTAAAACTAAACTTTATAAATGATTGCAATtttgactgtaaaaatgctatagTAAAACCTGTACATTTGTTAACAGTAAGTTCCCTTAATATATTTATAGGGGAAACTGTAATATATCTGTGTTATCtattacattttatgatattttacagtaaaacatttttgaataCACTACAGTTAAAAGCCAACTTACATTCCCAGAATCCCCTGTGTGAAAGCTCacatattatttaatgtttttaattttaataattacactTTTTTAAGTCGCAAATAAAACAAAGGATGTTATAGAACGATtcattagaaaacattatttccGTCTTCCAACTACAGGCTACAGAGATGTTCGGTTCACTTCGTTTTGTCATTGCCACAACATAAGAACTCATGGGAACATGATAATATTTCATGGCcatgagatcattttgtcgaggtaacaacatccatttctcatgGCCACAACTTCTTATGTTGAGAGAACCATATATTTTTATCGTGGCcatgagtttaatgcgtaaacaaacctgcttgaacatagcaacccgggattatcaaaaaagataaacatttttattaacattaaacatttcgtTTAATagctgtatataataataataataataataataattattattattattattattattattattattattattattattattattattacatttagttattagggctatattttatatttgtttttatgtatgcttatttcccctttaaatttgtgtattttttgcaaataaatgGCTGACAATTAAGCCAATACAGTTTTGACTTTATGATTGTATTAATGCCCATGTGTAAATAAATGAGCTGTCACGAATCCGGTCTACAAACTTCCGTTCCCTCACCACCAGAGATCTCCCACTCACTACAAGTCCTCTCACACAGCACAGTCATGATGACAAGATGAAGCCTCGTGTAGCTTCAAGCTTTTCAGCCAAGTGGTTCACAAAAGGGTTCATTTCTGGAGGCTTTATTTGCTCACAATACCACCTGGTGGCCAAAGAaggcaaaaaaaaagtaattctatTATCATTCCATTTACTTATTCTATTcatgtaatttttgtaatttgaatttaaaagtaTATACTTTTTCAGGAGGAATTATTACATTCCGGCTTCATGTTTTATTTAGCTAAGAACAACATGTCATGTTTACTGTTATACTGAGCTTGAACAATCTGTAACTGAAATGTTGTAGGATGAGCtctaaaatgactaaatattTTCTGTCGCTCTTCAGCTGCTCTGTGTGCGAGTAACtgcaaataaattacaataacatCCACGTTCAGAGTGTTTGTCCTGGTGTGGGACCGGCTCAGACAAATGCAAAGGTCACAGTTATACACTATGTACATTATGCATGTCTCACGTTgctgtatataataaatatagagtatgtataattatttatcCACATGGTGGTGTACAGCCCACGGTATCATCATCCAGGGATTCATCAGTCCTAAAGAAAACAGGTTTATCATTTCTCATATATCTACTGTTTGCTTTAAAACAATGggataaaaaacacacacacaaatacagttgTGTGCCATAGACTAATCTGtttgagaaagaaaatgagaggtaataataataataataataattatatatatatatatatatatatatatatataagaccctTCTGTGTTAATGCTGAGCACTCCAGGTACTTCACAGCTCCTATTCTTTCAGCCACAGCCAAGCCTTGAGGATAGGTGATGGAGGATTGTTTCTTCTCTTTAAGCTTTTCAGTGGTGTCCTTGTCATCTCTCAGATCAAGAACACATCCGTCTGAGGGTAAGAAAGAGGTCGACGTCTGTCGTAATCCTCCTGAGAAGCTGTAAACAGTCCCAGGGTCACTGGATTCTCACCTATCATCACAGTGGCCGCATAATTAGCAAATACAGTGGggtaaaaaagttttgttttatcTGCAGTCGCGTCCTCGACAATCACACACTTTACTAACTGCATCTGTGTTCACCTATAGCTTTAGCTGTGAATGAATCAATAAAAGTTGCTCTGATATAATCTACCCTCACAGTTCAACAACACAGTGAAAAGAAGTGAGTCGATCAGTTTACGTCAACACATATCCTGCTGCTCCAGTTAAACAACCACAGCTCAAGATCAGACATGTCAATGAGTGTTCAGAGTGTTTGGGTAAATCAGTAACCATTATGTTTTTGTATACAATTGATTAAAAACATCTgactattgtattattatttattttattattttttgccagAAAACCtgatttccttaaaaaaatatattctaatatacaaaaacacaacttTTATTGATAACCTGAGGATGTTGCCTAAGATTATGAATTCATGAATAAAGACAAACGCAGAAGGTTTTGAAACCCCTAAATTTACATTTTGCGTTATgatgtttattttcaaattttttattgcAATTGTGATTCACTTGATGAATGGTTTGTTTTAAGGGCTACATACTCATATCAGATTCATATTGAGATACCACAGCAACACTTCAAACAGATCAaagtaatattgtttaaattgtttCCAATTGTTTCCaaactcgttctcgagtcaagaaccgtttctgtcagaagcgtccaattcgagaaccgaggagctaatGATACTTCGCATacatgattcagtgtgaagcagactgacacacagagcgtctgaaccgaactgattcttttggtgagtgattctgaactgattctgttctagtgttatgagcgcgggtaaaccgaaggcttgcaatcatcgccaatgtcGCCATTATGTcaagtgcaaaagaaccggtgaaccgttttcttcaaccagtttattgaattgaactgtccgaaagaagtactggtgatccaaaaaccgatgagtcaatcttttgttcattatctggctcagctcggtgttcatcttcagttctctcttcacagcagttcagtcagtgtacggtttgagtaaatgaattactccgggatattggtttgtttgaactcagagggagtgtcagccacattaaaaaaagttaacagcttaagtcatttgtagattaatgcgtattggagacacgaaccatttaaaacattcagttcgatttggtgaactggttcaaaaagatccggttacatcgaatgattcgtttgcgaaccggatatgacaaactactttgatttgaactctttcacaacagacacggaagagaagacaatgctgaataaagtcgtagtttttgctatttttggaccaaaatgtattttcgaagcttcaaaaaattctatctgaccctctgatgtcacatggactactttgatgatgtttttcttacctttctggacatggacagtagaccgtacacacagcttcaatggagggactgagagctctcggactaaatctaaaatatcttaaacggaggtctcacgggtttggaacgtcatgagggtgagttattaatgacataattttcatttttgggtgagctaaccctttaaTGTCCTTGATTTGAACACttctctttgttttatttttcagttttgcaGAATAAGTGTGTTATAGTGACAAGGTTACATTCTTTCCTAAGTTTTTACTCTGATTGTTTTGATGCAGAAAgaggcaattttttttaaatgtccacaTATAGTATGAGTGATCATGTGTCAACTGTAACGCTGTAGTAATGCACAGACCCCATTAAACACGATACAATTCACAATGACGGTgagcaaaatacaaaacattttattaaaataatatctctgaataattcatacatgacaaatagctgaaaacgataataataataataataataataataaactgtctaaataaaagcggaaaaaagattagaaacataCACAGCAGCACCTCACTCTATTTAGCATATACATCCCACAATAGGCTATTGGGTGAACTAGAATGTCGTAACGTATTCCTAGTACAGATTCCACATATTCCACTTAGCCACATATCTCTGTAAATTCCTTTCGATATATACTCGAGAAAAATGTCTTAAATAAGTCTAAAGTTATATAACGTCATACGTCTGGTGCTATTTTTGATCGACATATTTCGAATTTATGCAATGCACATTGatgctattttaatttgaaattaaatggcatCCAAACGTCCAAAATATCTTTCCGGAGccgaaaaaagaaagaagagaaaagcagATGGAGAAAAGCAGGCTCAAAGTAAAGGTATGTTTCGCtaaacataatacattatttattagtgtAGTATGAatacttgatttaataaatgtgatGATGCCCATGATCACAGACATACTTGTGTGATATGTGAGAGAAAATTAGGCCACATTCAGCatgtttcattaaataatcaattaattatccATCCCACTAATTCATGCTAAAAAAAGGTTTCCTCCTCTTTCCAAATTTAAATCTgactaaatatttttacacatgtaTTACATGTTGAGTTTGTTAcaggtaataaaaatgtatacacttaAATATTGAAATGGTATTTTATGTGCTCTCTTCCCACTGTTTTTACACCAGtgggctcaattttttttttatctcgccTAGGGCCCCACAACCCTTCAGGCCGGCACTGCCTCTGATAGATGAGAGACTCAATTCTGCTTTTTCTTCATTCAGTCA
Encoded proteins:
- the LOC132141734 gene encoding GTPase IMAP family member 8-like → MEEKSNRAFASNQPVSDVNIMLLGSTGAGKSASGNTILSRARNPFEDDFSPEAVTKVCQSAQTEVDGQTINVIDTVGLSDTSVNITAAQTEIEKIFTRHGIDVFLLVIRLGETFTKNDSKVLKWVLDNFGTKVLNHTIALFTNGDQLHVPVEKYVNKSKTLRSVVDLCSGGFHVFNNKKEDKFQVTELLKEINKLRVQNRYRRYTEHDYKETQEALLHSKCVIGAALGGGAGAALGGLVAAAGAAGAAVASTLGSAAPSAGQAAFIGVILGAALLAVAAFAAVYLFERQKTQRYK